The Humulus lupulus chromosome 3, drHumLupu1.1, whole genome shotgun sequence genome window below encodes:
- the LOC133823484 gene encoding protein WHAT'S THIS FACTOR 9, mitochondrial: protein MNLKLRNSLLSFLISNRSYEPTKLYLLPHHFHQWRGITKVRLKWVKNRSLDHIIDKDTELKAACLLKDAIKRSPTGFLTAKSFADWQKLLGLTVPVLRFMRRYPTIFHEFPHAQYSNLPCFKLTDTSLLLDSQEQSIHQAQENDAVERLCRLLMMTKTRTLQLKSLYPIKWDLGLPDNFEKLMVPKYPDLFRFIKASNGLSCLRLLQWRDEFAVSALEMSKENSEVGDEYRQFKRGQTMLSFPMSFPRGYGAQKKVRDWMEEFQKLPYISPYEDSRNIDPNSDLMEKRVVGLLHEILNVTLHKKTKRNYLRGMREELNLPHKFTRIFTRYPGIFYLSLKCKTTTVSLREGYQRGKLVNPHPLTRLREKFYHVMRTGLLYRGKGEILLPKEGIMLDTGENESELEESEEEEEVDIDDEGSEYISEFENSDED, encoded by the coding sequence ATGAACCTCAAACTGAGAAACTCTTTGCTCTCGTTCCTAATCTCAAATAGATCATACGAACCCACCAAGCTTTACCTTCTTCCTCACCATTTCCATCAATGGCGAGGCATAACCAAAGTCCGCCTCAAATGGGTCAAGAACCGAAGCCTTGACCACATAATCGACAAGGATACCGAGCTCAAAGCCGCTTGTCTTCTCAAAGATGCCATTAAAAGGTCCCCCACCGGCTTCCTCACCGCCAAGTCCTTTGCCGATTGGCAGAAGCTTCTAGGCCTCACCGTCCCTGTTCTCCGGTTCATGCGAAGGTACCCAACAATCTTTCATGAATTTCCTCACGCCCAATACTCAAATTTGCCTTGTTTTAAATTAACGGACACTTCACTGTTGTTAGACTCACAAGAACAGAGTATACACCAAGCTCAAGAAAACGACGCCGTCGAGAGGCTTTGTAGACTGCTTATGATGACTAAAACTAGGACTTTACAGCTTAAATCTTTGTATCCGATCAAATGGGATCTGGGTTTGCCTGATAATTTTGAGAAATTAATGGTTCCCAAATACCCAGATCTTTTTCGGTTCATTAAGGCCTCAAATGGGTTGAGCTGCTTGAGACTTTTACAATGGCGTGATGAGTTTGCTGTTTCGGCATTGGAGATGAGTAAGGAGAATAGTGAAGTGGGGGATGAGTATAGGCAGTTCAAGAGAGGTCAAACGATGTTGTCCTTTCCCATGAGTTTTCCAAGGGGTTATGGAGCTCAGAAGAAGGTTAGAGATTGGATGGAGGAGTTTCAGAAATTACCATACATTTCTCCTTATGAGGATTCCAGGAATATTGATCCCAATAGTGATTTAATGGAGAAAAGAGTAGTTGGGCTTTTACATGAGATTTTGAACGTGACTCTTCACAAGAAGACTAAGAGAAATTACTTGAGAGGCATGAGAGAGGAGTTAAATCTTCCACATAAGTTTACAAGAATCTTCACTAGGTATCCTGGGATTTTCTACTTGTCGTTGAAGTGCAAAACGACAACAGTTTCCCTTAGGGAAGGGTACCAAAGAGGGAAACTGGTGAACCCACATCCATTGACTCGTCTAAGAGAGAAATTTTATCATGTTATGAGAACAGGTTTGCTGTATAGAGGTAAAGGTGAAATCCTCCTACCAAAAGAGGGTATTATGCTTGACACTGGGGAGAATGAAAGTGAGCTAGAAGAATCTGAAGAAGAGGAAGAGGTTGACATTGACGATGAAGGCTCCGAGTACATTTCTGAGTTTGAAAACTCTGATGAAGATTAG